The following proteins are encoded in a genomic region of Doryrhamphus excisus isolate RoL2022-K1 chromosome 6, RoL_Dexc_1.0, whole genome shotgun sequence:
- the duox2 gene encoding dual oxidase maturation factor 1 isoform X1: MTFYNDIYPFYPLQRTSFIFNGHLLTVITCFLVLTLSLLLILPGIRGKSRLFWMLRIILSLFVGSVIVALNFTDNWAEARMTTNATYKSFSNAVVHAEIGLHVGLYGINVTLKGKPVIQFNETIDYNEMFTWRDTIEEEYKEALEKGLPNPILYIAEKFTLSSPCGLIFHYRHSGRYASATLWTAFCCWMLANILFSMPVILYGGYMMLATAAFVFTSLATFTAIMHAPQCVFSIGEATFETQYSLSFWLALATGFLCAIIGVLVVILNFMLPEKINEAFSVCIDSYEDDISYGDTYLNSAYLDEIMVLPHTSTKVTEVSASTFQIC; encoded by the exons ATGACTTTCTACAATGACATTTACCCTTTCTACCCTCTACAAAGGACCTCCTTCATCTTCAATGGTCACTTACTGACTGTTATCACGTGTTTCCTTGTGCTTACATTGAGTCTACTTCTCATTCTGCCTGGAATTCGAGGAAAGTCG CGCCTTTTCTGGATGTTGAGAATCATTTTGAGCTTGTTTGTAGGTTCTGTAATTGTGG CGCTCAACTTTACTGACAACTGGGCTGAGGCCCGGATGACCACAAATGCTACCTACAAGTCTTTCAGCAATGCAGTGGTTCATGCGGAGATTGGCTTGCATGTCGGACTGTACGGAATTAATGTTACACTAAAAG GGAAACCTGTCATCCAGTTCAATGAGACTATCGACTACAACGAGATGTTCACCTGGCGTGACACCATCGAGGAGGAGTACAAGGAAGCATTGGAGAAAGGTCTACCCAACCCCATCCTGTACATTGCAGAGAAATTCACTCTGAGCAGCCCGTGTGGCCTCATCTTTCATTACAGACACTCCGGAAGATATGCGTCTGCTACTCTTTg GACTGCGTTTTGTTGCTGGATGTTGGCCAATATCCTTTTCTCCATGCCAGTCATTTTGTATGGCGGCTACATGATGTTGGCTACAGCCGCCTTCGTCTTCACATCCTTGGCCACCTTCACCGCCATCATGCATGCACCACAGTGTGTTTTCTCTATCGGAGAAGCCACCTTTGAAACCCAGTACAGCCTTTCATTCTGGCTGGCTCTAGCCACTG GTTTTCTGTGTGCAATCATCGGGGTTCTGGTGGTGATACTGAACTTTATGCTACCCGAGAAGATAAACGAGGCTTTCAGCGTTTGTATTGACAGTTATGAAGATGATATTTCTTATGGGGATACGTACTTGAATTCAGCCTACCTTGATGAAATAATGGTTTTACCACACACGTCGACAAAGGTCACTGAGGTCAGTGCATCCACATTTCAAATTTGCTAA
- the LOC131131363 gene encoding amyloid-beta A4 precursor protein-binding family A member 2-like isoform X2, with amino-acid sequence MAHGNKPAAPISNLAASNPQLCAGPGPTKPSQETHIDLVKEVSAQSFCTIKDDNNDQLTAANRSFFRGEDMEDTCSEYDNVGSDVEQDYDEVLHLNRGGVTDTRYYKQYCPEDVAYLKHAGGKIVDESGSATPHQSTERCDGSQSETKPHKSGRPLPSRCTAIRREAAEGEEVGKGLENRFFFCDGDEIEEVLDGARFIEDLEDDSLDNNIPRQLGHNQDDDRIRKGFDERERENDRGVTRNKEDRQGKGRGRRTAGQDVGIKGCTTVKNDNRVKTSCKENKKAPMRTKAKSNSSKQHPPPRHSHGETPINSPKTETPPVTRPSVSTNNQDSEPRVIKPSLPLRHAPEQETRPLEESQTQPQTLQQDEKPSTAVMQVEVPEQPRRPMSPNVLPDEESGSPKTQESASFPSFEDVPGPCEPEDLIDGIIFAANYLGCTQVLSDKNPSKTVRMSQAHEAVSRIKSQDEESQIMTEVDLFISTKAVKVLNADTQETMMDSTLRTISYIADIGSIVVLMARRRLSQASSPEDFSESPDSSVEGSSQCGMICYVFESEDAQLIAQSIGQAFSVAYREFLRANGINPTDLSQKQYSDIINSQEMYHDDLVHFSNSDNCKELCVEKQKGENLGVVIVESGWGSILPTVILAGMMNSGPAARSGKLSVGDQIMSINNTSLVGLPLATCQGIIKGLKNQLKVKLSIVSCPPVTTVLIKRPDLKFQLGFSVQNGIICSLMRGGIAERGGVRVGHRIIEINGQSVVAMAHEKIVQTLSVSVGEIKMKTMPAVMFRLLTGQETPSYI; translated from the exons ATGGCTCATGGCAATAAACCAGCAGCACCCATTTCCAACCTCGCAGCATCCAATCCTCAGCTATGTGCTGGTCCAGGACCTACTAAACCCAGTCAAGAAACTCACATAGATTTGGTGAAGGAGGTGTCCGCACAATCGTTCTGTACCATAAAGGATGATAACAACGACCAGTTGACTGCTGCCAATCGCTCCTTTTTCCGTGGTGAAGACATGGAGGATACATGCTCTGAGTACGACAACGTGGGCTCTGATGTAGAGCAGGACTATGACGAGGTGTTGCATTTAAACAGGGGGGGCGTCACGGACACGAGGTACTACAAACAGTACTGCCCTGAAGATGTAGCGTACCTAAAACATGCAGGAGGAAAAATCGTCGATGAAAGCGGCAGTGCCACGCCTCATCAAAGCACAGAGAGATGCGATGGATCACAATCAGAAACTAAACCTCATAAATCGGGCCGCCCGCTTCCATCACGTTGTACCGCTATTAGAAGGGAAGCAGCGGAGGGAGAAGAAGTGGGAAAGGGCCTGGAGAATAGATTCTTCTTTTGTGATGGAGATGAGATTGAAGAAGTGCTGGATGGGGCCAGATTCATAGAAGATTTAGAGGACGACAGTTTAGACAACAACATCCCAAGACAGCTTGGCCATAATCAGGATGATGATAGAATTAGAAAAGGGTTTGACGAAAGGGAAAGAGAAAATGACAGAGGAGTTACAAGAAACAAGGAGGACAGGCAGGGGAAAGGACGAGGGAGGAGGACCGCCGGACAGGATGTCGGAATCAAAGGTTGCACGACCGTTAAAAATGATAATCGAGTAAAAACATCATgtaaggaaaacaaaaaagctCCCATGCGGACAAAAGCGAAATCTAACTCCAGTAAGCAACATCCACCTCCTCGTCATTCCCATGGCGAGACGCCTATTAACAGCCCCAAGACAGAGACCCCTCCTGTTACAAGACCCAGTGTCTCCACTAATAACCAGGACAGCGAGCCGAGGGTCATCAAACCGTCTCTGCCTCTTCGTCATGCACCGGAGCAAGAGACCAGGCCTCTTGAAGAGAGCCAGACCCAGCCACAGACGCTCCAGCAG GACGAGAAGCCAAGCACAGCCGTGATGCAAGTGGAAGTACCAGAGCAGCCAAGGCGGCCAATGAGTCCAAATGTCCTTCCAGATGAGGAGAGTGGCTCCCCCAAG ACACAAGAATCAGCTTCCTTCCCCAGTTTTGAAGACG TCCCAGGTCCATGTGAGCCAGAAGATCTTATCGATGGGATCATCTTTGCTGCAAACTACCTTGGTTGCACTCAGGTGCTGTCTGATAAGAATCCATCAAAGACTGTCCGCATGTCACAAGCCCATGAAGCCGTTAGCCGTATTAAG AGCCAGGATGAAGAATCCCAAATTATGACAGAAGTGGATCTGTTTATCTCCACTAAAGCCGTCAAAGTACTCAATGCCGACACACAG GAGACAATGATGGACAGCACCTTGCGTACCATTTCCTATATCGCCGACATAGGTAGCATTGTGGTTTTGATGGCACGCAGACGCTTGTCTCAAGCGTCATCACCGGAGGATTTCTCGGAATCTCCGGACTCAAGCGTTGAAGGGAGTAGTCAATGTGGGATGATCTGCTACGTCTTTGAGTCAGAAGAT GCCCAGCTCATCGCACAGTCCATCGGTCAGGCGTTCAGCGTGGCCTACAGAGAGTTCCTGCGAGCCAACGGCATCAATCCCACAGACTTAAGCCAGAAACAATACAGCGACATCATCAACTCCCAGGAAATGTACCACGACGACCTCGTCCATTTCTCAAACTCGGACAACTGTAAAGAG CTGTGCGTGGAGAAGCAGAAAGGAGAGAACCTGGGGGTGGTGATTGTTGAGTCCGGGTGGGGCTCCATTCTGCCCACTGTCATCCTTGCCGGGATGATGAACAGCGGTCCGGCGGCTCGCTCTGGAAAACTCAGCGTCGGTGATCAGATTATGTCCATCAACAACACCAGCCTAGTCGGGCTGCCTCTGGCCACCTGTCAGGGTATCATCAAG GGACTGAAGAATCAGCTAAAAGTGAAGCTAAGTATCGTGAGCTGCCCTCCTGTCACCACCGTCCTCATCAAACGGCCTGATCTTAAATTCCAGCTTGGTTTCAGTGTTCAAAATGGCATC ATCTGCAGCCTGATGCGAGGGGGCATTGCTGAGAGAGGCGGCGTTCGCGTTGGACATAGAATCATCGAGATAAACGGTCAAAgtgtggttgccatggcgcaTGAGAAGATCGTACAAACATTGTCCGTGTCTGTGGGCGAG ATCAAGATGAAGACGATGCCTGCTGTGATGTTCAGACTGCTCACCGGACAGGAAACGCCTTCCTACATATGA
- the duox2 gene encoding dual oxidase maturation factor 2 isoform X2 — translation MLRIILSLFVGSVIVALNFTDNWAEARMTTNATYKSFSNAVVHAEIGLHVGLYGINVTLKGKPVIQFNETIDYNEMFTWRDTIEEEYKEALEKGLPNPILYIAEKFTLSSPCGLIFHYRHSGRYASATLWTAFCCWMLANILFSMPVILYGGYMMLATAAFVFTSLATFTAIMHAPQCVFSIGEATFETQYSLSFWLALATGFLCAIIGVLVVILNFMLPEKINEAFSVCIDSYEDDISYGDTYLNSAYLDEIMVLPHTSTKVTEVSASTFQIC, via the exons ATGTTGAGAATCATTTTGAGCTTGTTTGTAGGTTCTGTAATTGTGG CGCTCAACTTTACTGACAACTGGGCTGAGGCCCGGATGACCACAAATGCTACCTACAAGTCTTTCAGCAATGCAGTGGTTCATGCGGAGATTGGCTTGCATGTCGGACTGTACGGAATTAATGTTACACTAAAAG GGAAACCTGTCATCCAGTTCAATGAGACTATCGACTACAACGAGATGTTCACCTGGCGTGACACCATCGAGGAGGAGTACAAGGAAGCATTGGAGAAAGGTCTACCCAACCCCATCCTGTACATTGCAGAGAAATTCACTCTGAGCAGCCCGTGTGGCCTCATCTTTCATTACAGACACTCCGGAAGATATGCGTCTGCTACTCTTTg GACTGCGTTTTGTTGCTGGATGTTGGCCAATATCCTTTTCTCCATGCCAGTCATTTTGTATGGCGGCTACATGATGTTGGCTACAGCCGCCTTCGTCTTCACATCCTTGGCCACCTTCACCGCCATCATGCATGCACCACAGTGTGTTTTCTCTATCGGAGAAGCCACCTTTGAAACCCAGTACAGCCTTTCATTCTGGCTGGCTCTAGCCACTG GTTTTCTGTGTGCAATCATCGGGGTTCTGGTGGTGATACTGAACTTTATGCTACCCGAGAAGATAAACGAGGCTTTCAGCGTTTGTATTGACAGTTATGAAGATGATATTTCTTATGGGGATACGTACTTGAATTCAGCCTACCTTGATGAAATAATGGTTTTACCACACACGTCGACAAAGGTCACTGAGGTCAGTGCATCCACATTTCAAATTTGCTAA
- the LOC131131363 gene encoding amyloid-beta A4 precursor protein-binding family A member 2-like isoform X1, with translation MAHGNKPAAPISNLAASNPQLCAGPGPTKPSQETHIDLVKEVSAQSFCTIKDDNNDQLTAANRSFFRGEDMEDTCSEYDNVGSDVEQDYDEVLHLNRGGVTDTRYYKQYCPEDVAYLKHAGGKIVDESGSATPHQSTERCDGSQSETKPHKSGRPLPSRCTAIRREAAEGEEVGKGLENRFFFCDGDEIEEVLDGARFIEDLEDDSLDNNIPRQLGHNQDDDRIRKGFDERERENDRGVTRNKEDRQGKGRGRRTAGQDVGIKGCTTVKNDNRVKTSCKENKKAPMRTKAKSNSSKQHPPPRHSHGETPINSPKTETPPVTRPSVSTNNQDSEPRVIKPSLPLRHAPEQETRPLEESQTQPQTLQQDEKPSTAVMQVEVPEQPRRPMSPNVLPDEESGSPKKTQESASFPSFEDVPGPCEPEDLIDGIIFAANYLGCTQVLSDKNPSKTVRMSQAHEAVSRIKSQDEESQIMTEVDLFISTKAVKVLNADTQETMMDSTLRTISYIADIGSIVVLMARRRLSQASSPEDFSESPDSSVEGSSQCGMICYVFESEDAQLIAQSIGQAFSVAYREFLRANGINPTDLSQKQYSDIINSQEMYHDDLVHFSNSDNCKELCVEKQKGENLGVVIVESGWGSILPTVILAGMMNSGPAARSGKLSVGDQIMSINNTSLVGLPLATCQGIIKGLKNQLKVKLSIVSCPPVTTVLIKRPDLKFQLGFSVQNGIICSLMRGGIAERGGVRVGHRIIEINGQSVVAMAHEKIVQTLSVSVGEIKMKTMPAVMFRLLTGQETPSYI, from the exons ATGGCTCATGGCAATAAACCAGCAGCACCCATTTCCAACCTCGCAGCATCCAATCCTCAGCTATGTGCTGGTCCAGGACCTACTAAACCCAGTCAAGAAACTCACATAGATTTGGTGAAGGAGGTGTCCGCACAATCGTTCTGTACCATAAAGGATGATAACAACGACCAGTTGACTGCTGCCAATCGCTCCTTTTTCCGTGGTGAAGACATGGAGGATACATGCTCTGAGTACGACAACGTGGGCTCTGATGTAGAGCAGGACTATGACGAGGTGTTGCATTTAAACAGGGGGGGCGTCACGGACACGAGGTACTACAAACAGTACTGCCCTGAAGATGTAGCGTACCTAAAACATGCAGGAGGAAAAATCGTCGATGAAAGCGGCAGTGCCACGCCTCATCAAAGCACAGAGAGATGCGATGGATCACAATCAGAAACTAAACCTCATAAATCGGGCCGCCCGCTTCCATCACGTTGTACCGCTATTAGAAGGGAAGCAGCGGAGGGAGAAGAAGTGGGAAAGGGCCTGGAGAATAGATTCTTCTTTTGTGATGGAGATGAGATTGAAGAAGTGCTGGATGGGGCCAGATTCATAGAAGATTTAGAGGACGACAGTTTAGACAACAACATCCCAAGACAGCTTGGCCATAATCAGGATGATGATAGAATTAGAAAAGGGTTTGACGAAAGGGAAAGAGAAAATGACAGAGGAGTTACAAGAAACAAGGAGGACAGGCAGGGGAAAGGACGAGGGAGGAGGACCGCCGGACAGGATGTCGGAATCAAAGGTTGCACGACCGTTAAAAATGATAATCGAGTAAAAACATCATgtaaggaaaacaaaaaagctCCCATGCGGACAAAAGCGAAATCTAACTCCAGTAAGCAACATCCACCTCCTCGTCATTCCCATGGCGAGACGCCTATTAACAGCCCCAAGACAGAGACCCCTCCTGTTACAAGACCCAGTGTCTCCACTAATAACCAGGACAGCGAGCCGAGGGTCATCAAACCGTCTCTGCCTCTTCGTCATGCACCGGAGCAAGAGACCAGGCCTCTTGAAGAGAGCCAGACCCAGCCACAGACGCTCCAGCAG GACGAGAAGCCAAGCACAGCCGTGATGCAAGTGGAAGTACCAGAGCAGCCAAGGCGGCCAATGAGTCCAAATGTCCTTCCAGATGAGGAGAGTGGCTCCCCCAAG AAGACACAAGAATCAGCTTCCTTCCCCAGTTTTGAAGACG TCCCAGGTCCATGTGAGCCAGAAGATCTTATCGATGGGATCATCTTTGCTGCAAACTACCTTGGTTGCACTCAGGTGCTGTCTGATAAGAATCCATCAAAGACTGTCCGCATGTCACAAGCCCATGAAGCCGTTAGCCGTATTAAG AGCCAGGATGAAGAATCCCAAATTATGACAGAAGTGGATCTGTTTATCTCCACTAAAGCCGTCAAAGTACTCAATGCCGACACACAG GAGACAATGATGGACAGCACCTTGCGTACCATTTCCTATATCGCCGACATAGGTAGCATTGTGGTTTTGATGGCACGCAGACGCTTGTCTCAAGCGTCATCACCGGAGGATTTCTCGGAATCTCCGGACTCAAGCGTTGAAGGGAGTAGTCAATGTGGGATGATCTGCTACGTCTTTGAGTCAGAAGAT GCCCAGCTCATCGCACAGTCCATCGGTCAGGCGTTCAGCGTGGCCTACAGAGAGTTCCTGCGAGCCAACGGCATCAATCCCACAGACTTAAGCCAGAAACAATACAGCGACATCATCAACTCCCAGGAAATGTACCACGACGACCTCGTCCATTTCTCAAACTCGGACAACTGTAAAGAG CTGTGCGTGGAGAAGCAGAAAGGAGAGAACCTGGGGGTGGTGATTGTTGAGTCCGGGTGGGGCTCCATTCTGCCCACTGTCATCCTTGCCGGGATGATGAACAGCGGTCCGGCGGCTCGCTCTGGAAAACTCAGCGTCGGTGATCAGATTATGTCCATCAACAACACCAGCCTAGTCGGGCTGCCTCTGGCCACCTGTCAGGGTATCATCAAG GGACTGAAGAATCAGCTAAAAGTGAAGCTAAGTATCGTGAGCTGCCCTCCTGTCACCACCGTCCTCATCAAACGGCCTGATCTTAAATTCCAGCTTGGTTTCAGTGTTCAAAATGGCATC ATCTGCAGCCTGATGCGAGGGGGCATTGCTGAGAGAGGCGGCGTTCGCGTTGGACATAGAATCATCGAGATAAACGGTCAAAgtgtggttgccatggcgcaTGAGAAGATCGTACAAACATTGTCCGTGTCTGTGGGCGAG ATCAAGATGAAGACGATGCCTGCTGTGATGTTCAGACTGCTCACCGGACAGGAAACGCCTTCCTACATATGA